A genomic window from Denticeps clupeoides chromosome 11, fDenClu1.1, whole genome shotgun sequence includes:
- the osmr gene encoding leukemia inhibitory factor receptor isoform X1 — MQNVWRAVFLLFLSRHGNGCCTDGKNISISPRQLQKRVLHGRPPSAEPGASSPLVRSLDARGSWRLVVTWSSPAVARTFEIQVARPDPSNIVDRRNVSRVVGFGAAYAWTWTSSRMPLKCANHFVRIRTFYNSSCASSWSPWKIHFGVRERGEEAWGKVQMFPSEEILLEASAVQFCCVAPKGTHVTDITFNNTRYPLITVSDRAAAITVAHLNATSTLGVYFRCRDSRGIDNFTSNFVTFPPQKPQNLSCETEDLRNITCTWDPGRAPNLYNRRSYTLHVERSGLEAIKCEVSSCSFLSSPHLKEYEVTLLVKNSLGEEKAHIAFNIIDIVFPVPKNLSIIPGVGDATVHWKIQGNFSGVHLLCHIQLEPGGDTMEVKQHGASEMHFNGRLENLKPSSQYSAKVHCAITGRQWGRWTSPKSFTTQPLVSLDVWRIVRGHPCGRSIVVVWKTHFSGPESHDHIKAYETQLTQNSHQVKVRVKPSEKHVEFPLDQHGGNVSISAIVQVGSSVPSCIRIPPGGTEGVRENTLVPKRLEGSSTDGFVLRWTAVASATCGYMVDWCQKGAAAQPCSPSDLIWRTAPSGHTTMLLRAEDFSSGRRYKFRVFGCGQDGHHLLEMHIGYLKEQTPTQFPVVHGPAKVTSSSVTLEWSFREDDPLNPGFIIGYLVTVQEGHWNSRNSVSNSYNISLDNPQKKSLTLTHLMENSDYTFYIAALTTAGPGPQTRLTVRTSLNYVVLLAKLLIPVLSLLGGCLLLKSYWKIISDFLLEIYWFPEGLNVKQFELDSCLYEASEKIKALQVEECACCDIEILDVKPSESERKLLISPDDPDRQLPCEEPGDPQIFPFMWAIVTNSDMTNVANLTYLTSVSTSQYPVSSPSLNQTEASSSGYITTISTAK; from the exons ATGCAAAACGTGTGGCGCGCGgtttttctcctcttcctcagtcGCCATGGAAACGGATGCTGCACTGACGGTAAGAATATTTCCATCTCTCCGCGACAGTTGCAGAAACGAGTCCTTCATGGACGTCCCCCCTCAGCGGAACCGGGCGCGTCCTCGCCGCTGGTTCGGAGCCTGGACGCGCGCGGCAGCTGGCGGCTCGTGGTCACGTGGTCCAGTCCGGCTGTGGCTCGGACCTTCGAAATCCAGGTCGCGCGCCCGGACCCCAGCAACATCGTGGACCGG AGGAACGTAAGCCGCGTAGTGGGGTTTGGAGCGGCGTACGCGTGGACGTGGACCTCCAGCAGGATGCCCCTGAAGTGCGCGAACCACTTTGTCAGAATAAGGACTTTCTACAACTCTTCATGCGCCAGCAGCTGGAGTCCGTGGAAAATACACTTTG GCGTGCGGGAACGTGGAGAAGAGGCGTGGGGGAAAGTCCAAATGTTTCCCTCTGAAGAAATCCTCCTGGAAGCATCTGCCGTCCAGTTCTGCTGTGTGGCTCCAAAGGGGACCCACGTGACTGACATCACGTTCAACAACACCCGGTACCCCTTAATCACAGTCAGCGACAGAGCCGCAGCCATCACGGTGGCCCACCTCAATGCCACCTCAACGTTGGGGGTTTACTTCAGATGCAGGGACTCCAGAGGCATTGACAATTTCACCTCGAACTTTGTGACGT ttccTCCCCAGAAACCCCAAAACTTGAGCTGTGAGACAGAAGACTTGAGAAACATCACCTGCACATGGGACCCTGGTAGAGCCCCCAACCTTTACAACAGGCGCAGCTACACTCTTCACGTGGA ACGCTCTGGTCTTGAAGCCATCAAGTGTGAAGTGTCTTCATGCAGCTTCCTGAGTTCCCCTCACCTGAAGGAGTATGAAGTTACATTGCTGGTCAAGAACAGCTTGGGGGAAGAGAAGGCGCATATTGCTTTTAACATCATAGACATAG TTTTTCCTGTCCCCAAGAATTTGTCCATCATCCCAGGGGTGGGTGATGCCACGGTACATTGGAAAATACAAGGTAACTTTTCCGGGGTTCATTTGCTGTGCCACATCCAGCTGGAACCAGGAGGTGATACAATG GAAGTGAAACAGCATGGAGCATCAGAGATGCATTTCAATGGCAGGCTAGAAAATCTAAAGCCCAGCTCACAATATTCTGCCAAGGTCCATTGTGCCATCACAGGAAGACAGTGGGGGAGGTGGACGAGTCCAAAGTCCTTCACTACCC AGCCCTTGGTAAGTCTTGACGTCTGGAGGATTGTCAGAGGGCATCCATGCGGCCGCAGCATTGTGGTTGTGTGGAAGACG CACTTCAGTGGACCAGAGTCACATGATCACATTAAGGCCTATGAGACCCAGCTGACTCAGAACAGCCATCAGGTAAAGGTACGGGTGAAGCCTAGCGAAAAGCATGTAGAGTTCCCCCTCGACCAGCATGGAGGCAACGTTTCGATCTCAGCCATCGTTCAGGTCGGTTCATCTGTTCCCTCGTGTATCCGCATCCCCCCTGGTGGCACAGAAGGTGTGAGAG AGAACACTTTAGTCCCGAAGAGGCTTGAAGGCAGCAGCACAGATGGGTTTGTGCTGAGGTGGACAGCAGTAGCCTCTGCGACCTGTGGGTACATGGTGGACTGGTGTCAAAAGGGGGCGGCGGCACAGCCTTGCAGCCCTAGCGACCTGATATGGAGAACAGCACCATCTGGTCACACCACCATGTTGCTCAGAGCAG AAGATTTCAGCAGCGGCCGGAGATACAAGTTCCGCGTCTTCGGCTGTGGTCAGGATGGACACCATCTGCTCGAGATGCATATCGGCTATCTGAAGGAACAGA CTCCTACACAGTTCCCAGTGGTGCACGGTCCTGCAAAGGTGACCTCATCTTCTGTGACCCTTGAATGGAGTTTCCGTGAAGATGATCCCTTGAATCCTGGCTTCATCATCGGCTACCTTGTGACCGTTCAGGAAGGCCACTGGAACTCAAGGAATTCTGTTTCAA aTTCCTACAACATATCACTGGACAACCCTCAGAAAAAATCCCTGACATTAACGCATCTGATGGAGAACAGCGACTACACGTTCTACATAGCAGCGCTGACAACAGCGGGCCCAGGCCCCCAGACCCGCTTGACTGTCAGAACGTCACTAAACT ATGTTGTGCTCTTGGCAAAGTTGTTGATTCCAGTGCTGTCCTTGCTTGGCGGTTGCCTGCTCTTGAAGTCCTACTGGAAAAT AATAAGCGATTTCCTGTTGGAGATTTACTGGTTTCCAGAGGGCCTAAATGTTAAACAGTTTGAGCTGGACAGCTGCCTTTATGAG GCCAGTGAGAAGATAAAGGCCCTTCAGGTGGAGGAATGCGCCTGCTGTGACATTGAGATCCTGGACGTGAAACCATCAGAGTCTGAGAGAAAACTCCTCATCTCTCCTGATGATCCCGATCGGCAGCTCCCTTGCGAAGAGCCGGGAGATCCACAAATTTTTCCTTTCATGTGGGCCATAGTCACCAACAGTGACATGACGAACGTAGCCAATCTCACGTACCTGACCTCAGTAAGCACGTCCCAGTACCCTGTATCCTCCCCCAGTTTAAACCAGACAGAGGCAAGCAGCAGTGGCTACATCACCACAATATCCACAGCAAAGTGA
- the osmr gene encoding leukemia inhibitory factor receptor isoform X4 yields MQNVWRAVFLLFLSRHGNGCCTDGKNISISPRQLQKRVLHGRPPSAEPGASSPLVRSLDARGSWRLVVTWSSPAVARTFEIQVARPDPSNIVDRRNVSRVVGFGAAYAWTWTSSRMPLKCANHFVRIRTFYNSSCASSWSPWKIHFGVRERGEEAWGKVQMFPSEEILLEASAVQFCCVAPKGTHVTDITFNNTRYPLITVSDRAAAITVAHLNATSTLGVYFRCRDSRGIDNFTSNFVTFPPQKPQNLSCETEDLRNITCTWDPGRAPNLYNRRSYTLHVERSGLEAIKCEVSSCSFLSSPHLKEYEVTLLVKNSLGEEKAHIAFNIIDIVFPVPKNLSIIPGVGDATVHWKIQGNFSGVHLLCHIQLEPGGDTMEVKQHGASEMHFNGRLENLKPSSQYSAKVHCAITGRQWGRWTSPKSFTTQPLVSLDVWRIVRGHPCGRSIVVVWKTHFSGPESHDHIKAYETQLTQNSHQVKVRVKPSEKHVEFPLDQHGGNVSISAIVQVGSSVPSCIRIPPGGTEGVRENTLVPKRLEGSSTDGFVLRWTAVASATCGYMVDWCQKGAAAQPCSPSDLIWRTAPSGHTTMLLRAEDFSSGRRYKFRVFGCGQDGHHLLEMHIGYLKEQTPTQFPVVHGPAKVTSSSVTLEWSFREDDPLNPGFIIGYLVTVQEGHWNSRNSVSNSYNISLDNPQKKSLTLTHLMENSDYTFYIAALTTAGPGPQTRLTVRTSLNYVVLLAKLLIPVLSLLGGCLLLKSYWKIISDFLLEIYWFPEGLNVKQFELDSCLYEFALFFSRPVRR; encoded by the exons ATGCAAAACGTGTGGCGCGCGgtttttctcctcttcctcagtcGCCATGGAAACGGATGCTGCACTGACGGTAAGAATATTTCCATCTCTCCGCGACAGTTGCAGAAACGAGTCCTTCATGGACGTCCCCCCTCAGCGGAACCGGGCGCGTCCTCGCCGCTGGTTCGGAGCCTGGACGCGCGCGGCAGCTGGCGGCTCGTGGTCACGTGGTCCAGTCCGGCTGTGGCTCGGACCTTCGAAATCCAGGTCGCGCGCCCGGACCCCAGCAACATCGTGGACCGG AGGAACGTAAGCCGCGTAGTGGGGTTTGGAGCGGCGTACGCGTGGACGTGGACCTCCAGCAGGATGCCCCTGAAGTGCGCGAACCACTTTGTCAGAATAAGGACTTTCTACAACTCTTCATGCGCCAGCAGCTGGAGTCCGTGGAAAATACACTTTG GCGTGCGGGAACGTGGAGAAGAGGCGTGGGGGAAAGTCCAAATGTTTCCCTCTGAAGAAATCCTCCTGGAAGCATCTGCCGTCCAGTTCTGCTGTGTGGCTCCAAAGGGGACCCACGTGACTGACATCACGTTCAACAACACCCGGTACCCCTTAATCACAGTCAGCGACAGAGCCGCAGCCATCACGGTGGCCCACCTCAATGCCACCTCAACGTTGGGGGTTTACTTCAGATGCAGGGACTCCAGAGGCATTGACAATTTCACCTCGAACTTTGTGACGT ttccTCCCCAGAAACCCCAAAACTTGAGCTGTGAGACAGAAGACTTGAGAAACATCACCTGCACATGGGACCCTGGTAGAGCCCCCAACCTTTACAACAGGCGCAGCTACACTCTTCACGTGGA ACGCTCTGGTCTTGAAGCCATCAAGTGTGAAGTGTCTTCATGCAGCTTCCTGAGTTCCCCTCACCTGAAGGAGTATGAAGTTACATTGCTGGTCAAGAACAGCTTGGGGGAAGAGAAGGCGCATATTGCTTTTAACATCATAGACATAG TTTTTCCTGTCCCCAAGAATTTGTCCATCATCCCAGGGGTGGGTGATGCCACGGTACATTGGAAAATACAAGGTAACTTTTCCGGGGTTCATTTGCTGTGCCACATCCAGCTGGAACCAGGAGGTGATACAATG GAAGTGAAACAGCATGGAGCATCAGAGATGCATTTCAATGGCAGGCTAGAAAATCTAAAGCCCAGCTCACAATATTCTGCCAAGGTCCATTGTGCCATCACAGGAAGACAGTGGGGGAGGTGGACGAGTCCAAAGTCCTTCACTACCC AGCCCTTGGTAAGTCTTGACGTCTGGAGGATTGTCAGAGGGCATCCATGCGGCCGCAGCATTGTGGTTGTGTGGAAGACG CACTTCAGTGGACCAGAGTCACATGATCACATTAAGGCCTATGAGACCCAGCTGACTCAGAACAGCCATCAGGTAAAGGTACGGGTGAAGCCTAGCGAAAAGCATGTAGAGTTCCCCCTCGACCAGCATGGAGGCAACGTTTCGATCTCAGCCATCGTTCAGGTCGGTTCATCTGTTCCCTCGTGTATCCGCATCCCCCCTGGTGGCACAGAAGGTGTGAGAG AGAACACTTTAGTCCCGAAGAGGCTTGAAGGCAGCAGCACAGATGGGTTTGTGCTGAGGTGGACAGCAGTAGCCTCTGCGACCTGTGGGTACATGGTGGACTGGTGTCAAAAGGGGGCGGCGGCACAGCCTTGCAGCCCTAGCGACCTGATATGGAGAACAGCACCATCTGGTCACACCACCATGTTGCTCAGAGCAG AAGATTTCAGCAGCGGCCGGAGATACAAGTTCCGCGTCTTCGGCTGTGGTCAGGATGGACACCATCTGCTCGAGATGCATATCGGCTATCTGAAGGAACAGA CTCCTACACAGTTCCCAGTGGTGCACGGTCCTGCAAAGGTGACCTCATCTTCTGTGACCCTTGAATGGAGTTTCCGTGAAGATGATCCCTTGAATCCTGGCTTCATCATCGGCTACCTTGTGACCGTTCAGGAAGGCCACTGGAACTCAAGGAATTCTGTTTCAA aTTCCTACAACATATCACTGGACAACCCTCAGAAAAAATCCCTGACATTAACGCATCTGATGGAGAACAGCGACTACACGTTCTACATAGCAGCGCTGACAACAGCGGGCCCAGGCCCCCAGACCCGCTTGACTGTCAGAACGTCACTAAACT ATGTTGTGCTCTTGGCAAAGTTGTTGATTCCAGTGCTGTCCTTGCTTGGCGGTTGCCTGCTCTTGAAGTCCTACTGGAAAAT AATAAGCGATTTCCTGTTGGAGATTTACTGGTTTCCAGAGGGCCTAAATGTTAAACAGTTTGAGCTGGACAGCTGCCTTTATGAG TTTGCGCTTTTCTTTTCCAGGCCAGTGAGAAGATAA
- the osmr gene encoding leukemia inhibitory factor receptor isoform X3: protein MQNVWRAVFLLFLSRHGNGCCTDAEPGASSPLVRSLDARGSWRLVVTWSSPAVARTFEIQVARPDPSNIVDRRNVSRVVGFGAAYAWTWTSSRMPLKCANHFVRIRTFYNSSCASSWSPWKIHFGVRERGEEAWGKVQMFPSEEILLEASAVQFCCVAPKGTHVTDITFNNTRYPLITVSDRAAAITVAHLNATSTLGVYFRCRDSRGIDNFTSNFVTFPPQKPQNLSCETEDLRNITCTWDPGRAPNLYNRRSYTLHVERSGLEAIKCEVSSCSFLSSPHLKEYEVTLLVKNSLGEEKAHIAFNIIDIVFPVPKNLSIIPGVGDATVHWKIQGNFSGVHLLCHIQLEPGGDTMEVKQHGASEMHFNGRLENLKPSSQYSAKVHCAITGRQWGRWTSPKSFTTQPLVSLDVWRIVRGHPCGRSIVVVWKTHFSGPESHDHIKAYETQLTQNSHQVKVRVKPSEKHVEFPLDQHGGNVSISAIVQVGSSVPSCIRIPPGGTEGVRENTLVPKRLEGSSTDGFVLRWTAVASATCGYMVDWCQKGAAAQPCSPSDLIWRTAPSGHTTMLLRAEDFSSGRRYKFRVFGCGQDGHHLLEMHIGYLKEQTPTQFPVVHGPAKVTSSSVTLEWSFREDDPLNPGFIIGYLVTVQEGHWNSRNSVSNSYNISLDNPQKKSLTLTHLMENSDYTFYIAALTTAGPGPQTRLTVRTSLNYVVLLAKLLIPVLSLLGGCLLLKSYWKIISDFLLEIYWFPEGLNVKQFELDSCLYEASEKIKALQVEECACCDIEILDVKPSESERKLLISPDDPDRQLPCEEPGDPQIFPFMWAIVTNSDMTNVANLTYLTSVSTSQYPVSSPSLNQTEASSSGYITTISTAK, encoded by the exons ATGCAAAACGTGTGGCGCGCGgtttttctcctcttcctcagtcGCCATGGAAACGGATGCTGCACTGACG CGGAACCGGGCGCGTCCTCGCCGCTGGTTCGGAGCCTGGACGCGCGCGGCAGCTGGCGGCTCGTGGTCACGTGGTCCAGTCCGGCTGTGGCTCGGACCTTCGAAATCCAGGTCGCGCGCCCGGACCCCAGCAACATCGTGGACCGG AGGAACGTAAGCCGCGTAGTGGGGTTTGGAGCGGCGTACGCGTGGACGTGGACCTCCAGCAGGATGCCCCTGAAGTGCGCGAACCACTTTGTCAGAATAAGGACTTTCTACAACTCTTCATGCGCCAGCAGCTGGAGTCCGTGGAAAATACACTTTG GCGTGCGGGAACGTGGAGAAGAGGCGTGGGGGAAAGTCCAAATGTTTCCCTCTGAAGAAATCCTCCTGGAAGCATCTGCCGTCCAGTTCTGCTGTGTGGCTCCAAAGGGGACCCACGTGACTGACATCACGTTCAACAACACCCGGTACCCCTTAATCACAGTCAGCGACAGAGCCGCAGCCATCACGGTGGCCCACCTCAATGCCACCTCAACGTTGGGGGTTTACTTCAGATGCAGGGACTCCAGAGGCATTGACAATTTCACCTCGAACTTTGTGACGT ttccTCCCCAGAAACCCCAAAACTTGAGCTGTGAGACAGAAGACTTGAGAAACATCACCTGCACATGGGACCCTGGTAGAGCCCCCAACCTTTACAACAGGCGCAGCTACACTCTTCACGTGGA ACGCTCTGGTCTTGAAGCCATCAAGTGTGAAGTGTCTTCATGCAGCTTCCTGAGTTCCCCTCACCTGAAGGAGTATGAAGTTACATTGCTGGTCAAGAACAGCTTGGGGGAAGAGAAGGCGCATATTGCTTTTAACATCATAGACATAG TTTTTCCTGTCCCCAAGAATTTGTCCATCATCCCAGGGGTGGGTGATGCCACGGTACATTGGAAAATACAAGGTAACTTTTCCGGGGTTCATTTGCTGTGCCACATCCAGCTGGAACCAGGAGGTGATACAATG GAAGTGAAACAGCATGGAGCATCAGAGATGCATTTCAATGGCAGGCTAGAAAATCTAAAGCCCAGCTCACAATATTCTGCCAAGGTCCATTGTGCCATCACAGGAAGACAGTGGGGGAGGTGGACGAGTCCAAAGTCCTTCACTACCC AGCCCTTGGTAAGTCTTGACGTCTGGAGGATTGTCAGAGGGCATCCATGCGGCCGCAGCATTGTGGTTGTGTGGAAGACG CACTTCAGTGGACCAGAGTCACATGATCACATTAAGGCCTATGAGACCCAGCTGACTCAGAACAGCCATCAGGTAAAGGTACGGGTGAAGCCTAGCGAAAAGCATGTAGAGTTCCCCCTCGACCAGCATGGAGGCAACGTTTCGATCTCAGCCATCGTTCAGGTCGGTTCATCTGTTCCCTCGTGTATCCGCATCCCCCCTGGTGGCACAGAAGGTGTGAGAG AGAACACTTTAGTCCCGAAGAGGCTTGAAGGCAGCAGCACAGATGGGTTTGTGCTGAGGTGGACAGCAGTAGCCTCTGCGACCTGTGGGTACATGGTGGACTGGTGTCAAAAGGGGGCGGCGGCACAGCCTTGCAGCCCTAGCGACCTGATATGGAGAACAGCACCATCTGGTCACACCACCATGTTGCTCAGAGCAG AAGATTTCAGCAGCGGCCGGAGATACAAGTTCCGCGTCTTCGGCTGTGGTCAGGATGGACACCATCTGCTCGAGATGCATATCGGCTATCTGAAGGAACAGA CTCCTACACAGTTCCCAGTGGTGCACGGTCCTGCAAAGGTGACCTCATCTTCTGTGACCCTTGAATGGAGTTTCCGTGAAGATGATCCCTTGAATCCTGGCTTCATCATCGGCTACCTTGTGACCGTTCAGGAAGGCCACTGGAACTCAAGGAATTCTGTTTCAA aTTCCTACAACATATCACTGGACAACCCTCAGAAAAAATCCCTGACATTAACGCATCTGATGGAGAACAGCGACTACACGTTCTACATAGCAGCGCTGACAACAGCGGGCCCAGGCCCCCAGACCCGCTTGACTGTCAGAACGTCACTAAACT ATGTTGTGCTCTTGGCAAAGTTGTTGATTCCAGTGCTGTCCTTGCTTGGCGGTTGCCTGCTCTTGAAGTCCTACTGGAAAAT AATAAGCGATTTCCTGTTGGAGATTTACTGGTTTCCAGAGGGCCTAAATGTTAAACAGTTTGAGCTGGACAGCTGCCTTTATGAG GCCAGTGAGAAGATAAAGGCCCTTCAGGTGGAGGAATGCGCCTGCTGTGACATTGAGATCCTGGACGTGAAACCATCAGAGTCTGAGAGAAAACTCCTCATCTCTCCTGATGATCCCGATCGGCAGCTCCCTTGCGAAGAGCCGGGAGATCCACAAATTTTTCCTTTCATGTGGGCCATAGTCACCAACAGTGACATGACGAACGTAGCCAATCTCACGTACCTGACCTCAGTAAGCACGTCCCAGTACCCTGTATCCTCCCCCAGTTTAAACCAGACAGAGGCAAGCAGCAGTGGCTACATCACCACAATATCCACAGCAAAGTGA
- the osmr gene encoding leukemia inhibitory factor receptor isoform X2, which yields MQNVWRAVFLLFLSRHGNGCCTDGKNISISPRQLQKRVLHGRPPSAEPGASSPLVRSLDARGSWRLVVTWSSPAVARTFEIQVARPDPSNIVDRRNVSRVVGFGAAYAWTWTSSRMPLKCANHFVRIRTFYNSSCASSWSPWKIHFGVRERGEEAWGKVQMFPSEEILLEASAVQFCCVAPKGTHVTDITFNNTRYPLITVSDRAAAITVAHLNATSTLGVYFRCRDSRGIDNFTSNFVTFPPQKPQNLSCETEDLRNITCTWDPGRAPNLYNRRSYTLHVERSGLEAIKCEVSSCSFLSSPHLKEYEVTLLVKNSLGEEKAHIAFNIIDIVFPVPKNLSIIPGVGDATVHWKIQGNFSGVHLLCHIQLEPGGDTMEVKQHGASEMHFNGRLENLKPSSQYSAKVHCAITGRQWGRWTSPKSFTTQPLVSLDVWRIVRGHPCGRSIVVVWKTHFSGPESHDHIKAYETQLTQNSHQVKVRVKPSEKHVEFPLDQHGGNVSISAIVQVGSSVPSCIRIPPGGTEENTLVPKRLEGSSTDGFVLRWTAVASATCGYMVDWCQKGAAAQPCSPSDLIWRTAPSGHTTMLLRAEDFSSGRRYKFRVFGCGQDGHHLLEMHIGYLKEQTPTQFPVVHGPAKVTSSSVTLEWSFREDDPLNPGFIIGYLVTVQEGHWNSRNSVSNSYNISLDNPQKKSLTLTHLMENSDYTFYIAALTTAGPGPQTRLTVRTSLNYVVLLAKLLIPVLSLLGGCLLLKSYWKIISDFLLEIYWFPEGLNVKQFELDSCLYEASEKIKALQVEECACCDIEILDVKPSESERKLLISPDDPDRQLPCEEPGDPQIFPFMWAIVTNSDMTNVANLTYLTSVSTSQYPVSSPSLNQTEASSSGYITTISTAK from the exons ATGCAAAACGTGTGGCGCGCGgtttttctcctcttcctcagtcGCCATGGAAACGGATGCTGCACTGACGGTAAGAATATTTCCATCTCTCCGCGACAGTTGCAGAAACGAGTCCTTCATGGACGTCCCCCCTCAGCGGAACCGGGCGCGTCCTCGCCGCTGGTTCGGAGCCTGGACGCGCGCGGCAGCTGGCGGCTCGTGGTCACGTGGTCCAGTCCGGCTGTGGCTCGGACCTTCGAAATCCAGGTCGCGCGCCCGGACCCCAGCAACATCGTGGACCGG AGGAACGTAAGCCGCGTAGTGGGGTTTGGAGCGGCGTACGCGTGGACGTGGACCTCCAGCAGGATGCCCCTGAAGTGCGCGAACCACTTTGTCAGAATAAGGACTTTCTACAACTCTTCATGCGCCAGCAGCTGGAGTCCGTGGAAAATACACTTTG GCGTGCGGGAACGTGGAGAAGAGGCGTGGGGGAAAGTCCAAATGTTTCCCTCTGAAGAAATCCTCCTGGAAGCATCTGCCGTCCAGTTCTGCTGTGTGGCTCCAAAGGGGACCCACGTGACTGACATCACGTTCAACAACACCCGGTACCCCTTAATCACAGTCAGCGACAGAGCCGCAGCCATCACGGTGGCCCACCTCAATGCCACCTCAACGTTGGGGGTTTACTTCAGATGCAGGGACTCCAGAGGCATTGACAATTTCACCTCGAACTTTGTGACGT ttccTCCCCAGAAACCCCAAAACTTGAGCTGTGAGACAGAAGACTTGAGAAACATCACCTGCACATGGGACCCTGGTAGAGCCCCCAACCTTTACAACAGGCGCAGCTACACTCTTCACGTGGA ACGCTCTGGTCTTGAAGCCATCAAGTGTGAAGTGTCTTCATGCAGCTTCCTGAGTTCCCCTCACCTGAAGGAGTATGAAGTTACATTGCTGGTCAAGAACAGCTTGGGGGAAGAGAAGGCGCATATTGCTTTTAACATCATAGACATAG TTTTTCCTGTCCCCAAGAATTTGTCCATCATCCCAGGGGTGGGTGATGCCACGGTACATTGGAAAATACAAGGTAACTTTTCCGGGGTTCATTTGCTGTGCCACATCCAGCTGGAACCAGGAGGTGATACAATG GAAGTGAAACAGCATGGAGCATCAGAGATGCATTTCAATGGCAGGCTAGAAAATCTAAAGCCCAGCTCACAATATTCTGCCAAGGTCCATTGTGCCATCACAGGAAGACAGTGGGGGAGGTGGACGAGTCCAAAGTCCTTCACTACCC AGCCCTTGGTAAGTCTTGACGTCTGGAGGATTGTCAGAGGGCATCCATGCGGCCGCAGCATTGTGGTTGTGTGGAAGACG CACTTCAGTGGACCAGAGTCACATGATCACATTAAGGCCTATGAGACCCAGCTGACTCAGAACAGCCATCAGGTAAAGGTACGGGTGAAGCCTAGCGAAAAGCATGTAGAGTTCCCCCTCGACCAGCATGGAGGCAACGTTTCGATCTCAGCCATCGTTCAGGTCGGTTCATCTGTTCCCTCGTGTATCCGCATCCCCCCTGGTGGCACAGAAG AGAACACTTTAGTCCCGAAGAGGCTTGAAGGCAGCAGCACAGATGGGTTTGTGCTGAGGTGGACAGCAGTAGCCTCTGCGACCTGTGGGTACATGGTGGACTGGTGTCAAAAGGGGGCGGCGGCACAGCCTTGCAGCCCTAGCGACCTGATATGGAGAACAGCACCATCTGGTCACACCACCATGTTGCTCAGAGCAG AAGATTTCAGCAGCGGCCGGAGATACAAGTTCCGCGTCTTCGGCTGTGGTCAGGATGGACACCATCTGCTCGAGATGCATATCGGCTATCTGAAGGAACAGA CTCCTACACAGTTCCCAGTGGTGCACGGTCCTGCAAAGGTGACCTCATCTTCTGTGACCCTTGAATGGAGTTTCCGTGAAGATGATCCCTTGAATCCTGGCTTCATCATCGGCTACCTTGTGACCGTTCAGGAAGGCCACTGGAACTCAAGGAATTCTGTTTCAA aTTCCTACAACATATCACTGGACAACCCTCAGAAAAAATCCCTGACATTAACGCATCTGATGGAGAACAGCGACTACACGTTCTACATAGCAGCGCTGACAACAGCGGGCCCAGGCCCCCAGACCCGCTTGACTGTCAGAACGTCACTAAACT ATGTTGTGCTCTTGGCAAAGTTGTTGATTCCAGTGCTGTCCTTGCTTGGCGGTTGCCTGCTCTTGAAGTCCTACTGGAAAAT AATAAGCGATTTCCTGTTGGAGATTTACTGGTTTCCAGAGGGCCTAAATGTTAAACAGTTTGAGCTGGACAGCTGCCTTTATGAG GCCAGTGAGAAGATAAAGGCCCTTCAGGTGGAGGAATGCGCCTGCTGTGACATTGAGATCCTGGACGTGAAACCATCAGAGTCTGAGAGAAAACTCCTCATCTCTCCTGATGATCCCGATCGGCAGCTCCCTTGCGAAGAGCCGGGAGATCCACAAATTTTTCCTTTCATGTGGGCCATAGTCACCAACAGTGACATGACGAACGTAGCCAATCTCACGTACCTGACCTCAGTAAGCACGTCCCAGTACCCTGTATCCTCCCCCAGTTTAAACCAGACAGAGGCAAGCAGCAGTGGCTACATCACCACAATATCCACAGCAAAGTGA